In one Mucilaginibacter ginsenosidivorax genomic region, the following are encoded:
- the pyk gene encoding pyruvate kinase, translated as MKLYYNRTKIVATMGPASAKKEVLLAMIKAGVNVCRLNFSHGRPEDHKGVIDTIREINAEYKTNVGILADLQGPKIRIGLVKDGGIHLVNGTQIKITTQECIGNDEQIYITYDTFPQDVQAGEIILLDDGKLQLRVIETNRVDTVMCEVVHGGILTSRKGVNLPNTKVSIPSLTEEDLINLQFALKYDVEWIGLSFVRTGQDIIELKEIIAKSGKAAKVIAKVEKPEAIDNIDEIIAATDGVMVARGDLGVEMPLEEVPLLQKMIARKCRAASKPVIVATQMLESMITTPRPTRAEVNDVANSVLDGADAVMLSGETSVGEFPVIVIETMAKIVRNVEELGYPYNTSKQEKVDATAANYLSNALCESAVHLAQRTDAVGIVSMTTSGYTAFEISSHRPKASTYIFTSNKQLLNALSLVWGVRSFYYDKLESTDDTISDVNNILKSAELIKAGDVVINTAAVPIIKQGKTNMLKVSVIE; from the coding sequence ATGAAATTATACTATAACCGTACTAAGATTGTTGCCACCATGGGCCCGGCATCAGCTAAAAAAGAAGTTTTATTAGCGATGATAAAGGCTGGTGTAAACGTTTGCCGTCTTAACTTTTCGCATGGACGCCCCGAAGATCATAAAGGAGTTATTGATACTATCAGGGAAATTAATGCAGAATACAAAACCAATGTTGGCATCCTTGCCGATTTGCAAGGCCCTAAAATTCGTATTGGTTTAGTAAAAGATGGCGGTATCCACTTAGTAAACGGTACCCAAATAAAAATTACCACACAGGAATGTATTGGTAACGACGAGCAGATTTATATCACTTACGATACCTTCCCACAGGATGTACAGGCCGGTGAAATTATTTTACTGGACGATGGTAAACTACAGTTAAGGGTAATTGAAACAAACAGGGTTGATACCGTAATGTGCGAAGTAGTGCATGGTGGTATATTAACATCGCGTAAAGGTGTTAACCTGCCCAACACCAAAGTATCTATCCCCAGCTTAACCGAAGAGGATTTGATTAACCTGCAATTTGCATTAAAATATGATGTAGAGTGGATTGGTTTATCATTTGTACGTACCGGCCAGGACATCATCGAACTTAAAGAAATTATTGCCAAAAGCGGCAAGGCTGCCAAGGTTATTGCTAAAGTTGAAAAGCCAGAGGCTATTGATAATATAGACGAAATTATTGCAGCTACCGATGGTGTAATGGTTGCCCGTGGCGATTTGGGTGTTGAAATGCCTTTGGAAGAAGTACCGTTGCTGCAAAAAATGATTGCCCGCAAATGCCGCGCGGCTTCAAAACCGGTAATTGTGGCTACCCAGATGCTGGAATCAATGATAACCACCCCGCGCCCAACCCGCGCCGAGGTTAATGACGTAGCCAACTCTGTACTGGATGGTGCCGATGCAGTAATGCTAAGCGGCGAAACATCTGTTGGCGAGTTCCCGGTTATTGTTATTGAAACCATGGCCAAAATTGTACGCAATGTAGAAGAACTGGGCTATCCTTATAATACATCAAAACAAGAAAAAGTTGACGCAACTGCTGCAAATTACCTGAGCAACGCGCTTTGTGAGTCGGCAGTTCACCTGGCACAGCGCACCGATGCGGTAGGTATTGTATCCATGACTACTTCTGGTTATACCGCTTTTGAAATATCAAGCCACAGGCCTAAGGCAAGTACCTATATATTTACATCAAACAAGCAATTGCTTAACGCGCTTAGCCTGGTTTGGGGCGTACGTTCGTTTTATTACGATAAGCTTGAAAGTACAGATGATACCATCAGCGATGTAAACAACATACTTAAAAGTGCAGAACTTATTAAAGCTGGCGATGTAGTTATTAACACAGCAGCCGTGCCAATTATTAAACAAGGCAAAACCAATATGCTTAAAGTAAGCGTTATTGAATAA
- a CDS encoding IPExxxVDY family protein, whose translation MNRKFLKFEIDFDFVLIAVTSSLKDYRVCYLINKFLNFNFIKTEDLSVDIYPGSEPVLFSKYHYNWETTETDFYFIGNKGSEGYLVPEMKSADYFLMVRNYIDDTDLDNLISTLNKIPEIVAAVKIDPKKIKSRENLLF comes from the coding sequence TTGAACAGGAAATTTTTAAAGTTTGAGATCGATTTTGATTTTGTGCTTATTGCGGTAACTTCTTCGTTAAAAGATTACCGTGTATGTTATCTTATCAACAAATTTTTAAATTTTAATTTTATTAAAACTGAAGATCTGTCTGTTGATATTTACCCCGGAAGCGAACCCGTTTTGTTCTCCAAATACCATTATAACTGGGAAACCACCGAAACCGATTTTTATTTTATTGGCAATAAAGGCTCTGAGGGCTATTTAGTGCCCGAAATGAAGAGTGCCGATTATTTTTTAATGGTGCGTAATTATATTGATGATACCGACCTTGATAACCTGATATCAACCCTAAATAAAATACCCGAAATTGTTGCCGCAGTAAAGATTGATCCGAAAAAAATAAAATCACGGGAAAATCTGTTATTTTAG
- a CDS encoding acyl carrier protein — protein sequence MSDIASRVKAIIVEKLGVDESEVTPEASFTNDLGADSLDTVELIMEFEKEFNVAIPDDQAETIGTVGQAVAYLEKNVK from the coding sequence ATGTCTGATATCGCTTCAAGAGTAAAAGCTATTATCGTAGAAAAACTGGGTGTTGACGAAAGTGAAGTTACACCAGAAGCGAGTTTCACCAACGACCTTGGTGCCGACTCGTTAGACACCGTGGAATTAATCATGGAGTTTGAAAAAGAATTTAACGTGGCTATTCCTGACGATCAGGCTGAAACTATCGGTACTGTAGGTCAGGCTGTTGCTTACCTTGAAAAAAACGTTAAATAA